One part of the Cyclobacteriaceae bacterium genome encodes these proteins:
- a CDS encoding RNA polymerase sigma factor, which translates to MNLETFQNRVLPAKNKLFRFALRMLGSEDEAKDVIQEVFIRVWNNREQMDQIQNMEAWCMRITKNLSLDRLRSIQRKGTYPMEEGFDVKHTDATPDVKTEMGESMLNVNQLIAALPEKQRQVIHLRDVEGYTYNEICEILELDMNQVKVSLFRARNAVKEKLMKINAYGL; encoded by the coding sequence ATGAATCTGGAAACTTTTCAAAACCGTGTTCTTCCTGCAAAAAACAAGCTTTTTCGGTTTGCCCTGCGCATGCTGGGCAGCGAAGATGAAGCCAAGGATGTAATACAGGAGGTATTTATACGTGTTTGGAACAACCGGGAGCAAATGGATCAGATCCAGAACATGGAAGCCTGGTGCATGCGGATAACCAAAAACCTTTCGCTGGACAGGCTCCGGTCGATACAACGAAAAGGTACCTATCCGATGGAAGAAGGATTTGATGTGAAGCACACCGATGCAACACCGGATGTTAAAACTGAAATGGGTGAAAGTATGCTGAATGTAAATCAATTAATTGCTGCCCTGCCTGAAAAGCAACGGCAGGTTATTCACCTCCGCGATGTGGAAGGGTACACGTACAATGAGATCTGCGAAATTCTTGAATTGGATATGAACCAGGTAAAAGTGAGTTTATTCAGGGCACGAAACGCGGTAAAAGAAAAATTGATGAAAATCAATGCTTATGGACTCTAA